One Rhodospirillaceae bacterium genomic region harbors:
- a CDS encoding AMP-binding protein, producing MQLIPPDLADRTDVSVRWLSGATVTEVTGQDLAADVETQKTLLAEIGVTARTKVGLQGDNSYLWMVTDLALAELDAVSVVFPPEFNDRKIDDLIKDYGLVFYVASDAGPEALTQQVSGRNDASVLGHLTPGQHKARTVENDPYPVTDDDHSFVFSSGTSGAFKGMVISKLGVQDQLKTFCEAMAVSASDHLLLFMPFSSYQNRSLYYGALAYDVEVAVVPATQLMDGLKKFQPTFLVAPPIFYEAVEKSIRAGIKAQSGFVRAVLSALTHTAQALRPIAGGTLSNAILKRHYGAAHNVFGGQMRVLVTGMAKIGTSTLRFYQSLGLPVLQVYGLTECGVVCVNRPGDNTVGTVGKPLPGNTVSIAEDGEIFVRKPAPQTSRFFHFEVTTEDTRYEDGGVYTGDLGQLASDGTLTLVGRKKSTIVGHTGVKVQPEPLEKTLEEHSLITTAVLVGLEGGRTLGVVLQSPKMLQDQDRQRLEQTAKGIVEAGAASFKNHLVFAHTAEDFTTDNGLLTRNLKINRRAVQKTFFPQSNTAS from the coding sequence GTGCAACTCATTCCTCCTGACCTGGCTGACCGAACGGATGTAAGTGTCCGATGGCTCAGCGGTGCCACGGTGACTGAGGTGACAGGGCAAGATCTTGCCGCTGATGTTGAAACCCAAAAAACGCTGCTGGCAGAGATTGGCGTAACCGCGCGCACCAAGGTCGGACTGCAGGGTGATAACTCGTATCTGTGGATGGTGACGGACCTGGCCCTGGCCGAGTTGGACGCCGTCTCTGTGGTGTTCCCGCCCGAGTTTAACGATCGCAAAATTGATGACCTGATCAAAGACTATGGCCTGGTTTTTTACGTGGCGTCTGACGCCGGACCAGAGGCTTTGACGCAACAGGTGTCAGGGCGGAATGACGCTAGCGTGCTGGGACACCTAACGCCGGGCCAGCATAAAGCGCGCACTGTTGAAAATGATCCTTACCCCGTCACAGACGACGACCATTCCTTTGTGTTTTCATCGGGCACCAGCGGGGCCTTCAAAGGCATGGTGATTTCCAAATTGGGCGTGCAGGACCAACTCAAAACCTTCTGCGAGGCCATGGCAGTCTCCGCCTCGGATCACCTGTTATTGTTTATGCCGTTTTCCTCTTACCAGAACCGGTCGCTGTATTACGGGGCGTTGGCCTATGACGTCGAAGTTGCTGTCGTGCCCGCGACACAATTGATGGACGGACTCAAGAAATTCCAGCCGACGTTTTTGGTCGCCCCGCCGATTTTTTATGAAGCCGTTGAAAAAAGCATCCGCGCGGGGATAAAGGCGCAATCGGGTTTTGTCCGCGCTGTTTTGTCGGCGCTGACCCACACGGCACAGGCGTTGCGCCCCATCGCGGGAGGAACGCTTTCAAACGCCATTTTGAAACGCCACTACGGTGCCGCGCATAATGTGTTTGGCGGACAGATGCGCGTGCTGGTCACCGGCATGGCAAAAATCGGCACCTCGACCTTGCGCTTTTATCAGTCGCTTGGTTTGCCTGTGTTGCAAGTGTACGGCCTGACGGAATGTGGTGTGGTCTGTGTCAACCGGCCCGGCGACAACACCGTTGGCACCGTGGGCAAACCCTTGCCGGGCAACACGGTTTCTATTGCTGAAGACGGTGAGATTTTTGTCCGCAAGCCTGCGCCACAAACCAGCCGCTTCTTCCATTTTGAAGTGACGACGGAAGACACGCGCTACGAGGATGGCGGGGTTTACACGGGCGACCTCGGCCAACTGGCCAGCGATGGCACACTCACGTTGGTGGGCCGCAAGAAATCAACCATTGTCGGGCATACCGGCGTCAAAGTGCAGCCGGAACCCCTTGAAAAAACGCTGGAAGAACACAGTCTGATTACAACGGCCGTGCTGGTCGGATTAGAGGGCGGTCGCACGCTGGGTGTGGTGCTGCAATCGCCCAAGATGCTGCAAGACCAGGACCGCCAACGCTTAGAACAAACGGCAAAGGGCATTGTTGAAGCCGGCGCGGCTTCGTTCAAAAACCATCTCGTCTTCGCACACACTGCGGAAGATTTTACAACCGACAACGGCCTGCTGACGCGTAACCTCAAAATCAACAGACGCGCGGTGCAAAAAACGTTTTTCCCTCAAAGCAACACGGCGTCCTGA
- a CDS encoding ester cyclase, which yields MMRFCFTVLATVFAAFAAIAPAQAQVQIYCDGQTENLNTYLKIHKVLFMDRDTSRVSEFYADQIISHNNDAGGPGSLVPSSSMAKMWEASKKNNPERVLEDELILCSGDFVTVRTVVKSSFTTPIEGIEPTGKPYEITAIDIYRFENGKVVERWGNADVAFIYKQLGFELVAGDK from the coding sequence ATGATGCGTTTTTGTTTCACCGTTCTTGCCACCGTCTTTGCGGCGTTTGCCGCAATAGCTCCAGCTCAGGCCCAGGTGCAGATTTACTGCGACGGCCAAACTGAAAATCTCAACACCTATCTCAAGATCCATAAAGTGCTGTTCATGGATCGCGATACCTCGCGTGTCAGCGAGTTCTATGCCGACCAGATTATCTCCCACAACAACGATGCCGGCGGGCCAGGATCTTTAGTGCCATCTTCAAGCATGGCGAAGATGTGGGAAGCCTCAAAGAAGAACAATCCAGAGCGTGTCCTGGAAGATGAATTGATCTTGTGCTCGGGTGACTTCGTCACCGTGCGGACAGTCGTCAAGAGCAGCTTTACGACGCCCATAGAAGGAATCGAGCCAACCGGTAAGCCCTATGAAATCACAGCCATTGATATCTATCGTTTTGAAAACGGTAAGGTCGTTGAGCGCTGGGGCAATGCCGATGTCGCGTTCATTTACAAACAGCTCGGCTTCGAGTTGGTCGCGGGCGATAAGTAA
- a CDS encoding cysteine hydrolase, with amino-acid sequence MKFEAQKAALLLIDLQVGFCSPDGHTGQRIDVSGFNPVLKSAKCLADAARQAGMPVIFTTMAFAPDYANGGLTTSELRPNLAEENALRADKPDRDIMPELNMQPGDIVIEKQRYSAMIKSPLPALLEEKGITGLVVGGVTTSMCVESTVRDLAMMDYRTFIVPEACGDLRPEFHDRAMQLFALAFGRVVPEKAMLAAIKDGAADFPHQAR; translated from the coding sequence ATGAAATTTGAAGCTCAAAAAGCGGCGCTTTTGCTCATTGATCTGCAAGTCGGGTTCTGTTCCCCGGACGGCCACACGGGCCAACGGATCGACGTGTCCGGGTTTAACCCTGTTCTAAAATCGGCGAAGTGTCTTGCTGACGCGGCCCGCCAGGCGGGGATGCCGGTGATTTTCACCACCATGGCCTTTGCCCCAGATTATGCGAATGGCGGGCTGACCACGTCAGAGTTGCGTCCGAATTTAGCTGAAGAAAATGCGTTACGCGCGGATAAGCCTGACCGTGACATTATGCCCGAACTGAATATGCAGCCCGGCGATATCGTGATCGAGAAGCAGCGTTATTCGGCCATGATCAAATCACCGTTGCCTGCGCTGCTGGAAGAGAAGGGCATTACAGGTCTCGTCGTCGGCGGCGTCACCACATCCATGTGTGTGGAAAGCACGGTGCGCGATTTGGCCATGATGGATTATCGCACCTTCATCGTGCCGGAAGCCTGCGGTGATCTCCGGCCTGAGTTTCATGACCGCGCAATGCAGTTGTTCGCCTTAGCGTTCGGGCGTGTGGTGCCCGAGAAAGCCATGCTGGCCGCCATAAAAGACGGCGCAGCAGACTTTCCTCATCAGGCCCGATAA
- a CDS encoding CoA transferase, translating into MPGPLDGIKVLELTAVVLGPWACQMLGDMGADVIKIEAPYGDSNRSLGAVRTTKGMAALYLTVNRNKRSLVLDLKKPEAREALLALVKTADVLVHNNRPQVMDKLKLDYDTLKDINPKLIYCGSYGYAKDGPYGSKGALDDSIQAASGIAMLNKMVLGEPRYLPTIVCDKTTAMAVVQAVLAALFHRERTGRGQAIEVPMFETMVSYVMAEHLWGTCFEPPMGPPGYVRLMSEERKPYPTKDGYIAILPYLDAHWDTFCKLAGREELLDDPRFKTLADRVGNIDQTYQETGKTMLSKTTKEWMDIFGETSVPTIVVNSLEDLIEDEHLKATGFWKTIEHPTEGTLRTPAFPITFSDSPADIRRHQPRLGEHTQEILTEAGLDQAAIDAMIASGATKIAD; encoded by the coding sequence ATGCCCGGTCCCCTAGACGGCATTAAGGTTCTTGAACTCACGGCCGTGGTCTTAGGCCCTTGGGCGTGCCAGATGCTGGGCGACATGGGCGCCGACGTGATCAAAATTGAAGCCCCCTATGGCGACAGCAACAGAAGCTTGGGCGCGGTGCGCACAACCAAGGGCATGGCCGCGCTGTACCTGACCGTCAACCGCAACAAGCGCAGCCTGGTGCTGGATCTGAAAAAACCTGAAGCCCGCGAGGCGCTGCTCGCGTTGGTGAAAACAGCCGACGTGCTGGTGCACAACAATCGCCCGCAGGTGATGGACAAACTGAAGCTGGACTACGACACCCTGAAAGACATCAATCCGAAGCTGATTTATTGCGGCTCCTATGGCTACGCCAAAGACGGTCCTTATGGATCGAAAGGCGCGTTGGATGATTCCATTCAGGCAGCATCAGGCATCGCCATGCTGAACAAAATGGTTTTGGGCGAGCCGCGTTATCTGCCAACGATTGTGTGTGACAAAACAACGGCCATGGCGGTGGTGCAAGCGGTGCTGGCGGCCTTGTTTCATCGCGAGCGCACAGGCCGGGGGCAAGCCATTGAAGTGCCGATGTTTGAAACCATGGTGTCTTACGTCATGGCCGAACATTTGTGGGGCACATGCTTTGAGCCCCCCATGGGACCGCCCGGTTACGTGCGCCTGATGAGTGAAGAACGTAAACCCTATCCCACCAAAGACGGCTACATCGCGATTTTACCCTATCTGGATGCGCATTGGGACACCTTCTGCAAACTGGCGGGGCGCGAAGAGTTACTGGACGATCCACGCTTTAAAACGCTGGCGGACCGGGTCGGCAATATTGATCAGACCTACCAGGAAACTGGCAAAACCATGCTGAGCAAAACCACAAAAGAGTGGATGGATATTTTCGGCGAAACCAGCGTGCCGACCATTGTGGTGAACAGCCTGGAAGATTTGATTGAAGACGAGCATTTAAAAGCGACGGGCTTCTGGAAAACCATTGAGCACCCAACCGAAGGCACGCTGCGCACGCCGGCTTTCCCCATCACCTTCTCGGATTCCCCCGCAGATATTCGCCGGCATCAGCCAAGACTGGGAGAACACACCCAGGAAATTCTGACGGAAGCCGGGCTTGATCAGGCCGCCATAGATGCCATGATTGCCAGCGGGGCGACCAAGATCGCAGATTAA
- a CDS encoding condensation domain-containing protein — protein MFKFFRRNAKSQPAPDAVREVFEQVLDLNGIDAHANFFELGGDSIMATIVATSLEERGHTIPSTAVFDHPSIAALVAFIQSGGATPSAGDARTITLQPRKSTGPTRLRASLLQERLWPYERNPDPKRFQLRGEGAARLCGLLDIEVLEHSLSALAQRHEVLRTSFLEENGSVFVDIHPTANITLEHRAAAGATLDERRAQAAQLTSEITSQVFDLSHPPPMRCALIKIDDNEHVLAVSTHHIISDGWSMGLLVNELAATYNALVAGETPPLPELAYQFADYAAWHRAWLESDAGLASKVFWRDYLKGLPPALDIPLPADQPRQSVFNFPVRRTVVEIPADIQQALKSVAKTHQTSVHSVFLAVVLSALKKLSDVDDLPVGIMHANRAAAGTQNLIGFFSTLVLLRFALAGESPSLAELIKQVQAATRTVDPHVGVPIGALMDDGIVDTLPRIFVDSVPRPALPEMTDLTVEDFPFEHPPLFAVADIAVFLFERGPSLSCIVGTNADMFSDAAAARLSAALKESLQRL, from the coding sequence ATGTTTAAATTCTTTCGCCGCAACGCCAAATCACAACCAGCCCCTGACGCTGTGCGCGAGGTTTTTGAGCAGGTGCTAGACCTCAACGGAATCGACGCCCATGCCAATTTTTTCGAGCTGGGCGGGGATTCCATAATGGCCACTATTGTCGCCACCAGCCTGGAAGAACGCGGACACACAATTCCGTCAACAGCCGTGTTTGATCATCCCTCGATTGCCGCGCTGGTTGCGTTTATTCAAAGCGGGGGCGCGACTCCTTCCGCGGGAGACGCCCGCACCATCACGCTGCAGCCCCGTAAGTCTACTGGCCCAACACGCTTGCGCGCCTCACTGTTGCAAGAACGGCTGTGGCCCTACGAGCGCAACCCAGATCCCAAACGCTTTCAATTGCGCGGCGAAGGCGCGGCGCGGTTGTGTGGTCTGCTTGACATTGAGGTCCTTGAACACAGTCTGAGTGCATTGGCCCAGCGCCATGAAGTTTTACGTACGTCTTTTCTGGAAGAAAACGGCTCTGTGTTTGTTGACATCCATCCGACAGCAAACATAACGCTTGAACACAGAGCAGCGGCCGGGGCGACGTTGGACGAACGTCGCGCGCAGGCCGCCCAACTGACGTCAGAGATTACGTCCCAAGTCTTTGACTTGAGCCACCCCCCGCCCATGCGCTGTGCGCTGATTAAGATTGATGACAACGAGCATGTGCTGGCGGTGTCCACGCATCATATCATCAGCGACGGCTGGTCGATGGGGTTGCTGGTCAACGAACTGGCCGCCACCTATAACGCTTTGGTTGCTGGAGAAACGCCCCCCTTGCCAGAGTTGGCCTACCAGTTTGCCGACTATGCGGCGTGGCACCGGGCCTGGCTGGAGTCTGATGCCGGCCTAGCCTCCAAAGTGTTTTGGCGCGATTATCTCAAGGGGCTACCGCCCGCGCTCGACATTCCGCTGCCCGCGGATCAGCCGCGACAAAGCGTTTTTAATTTCCCGGTCCGGCGGACGGTGGTTGAGATTCCGGCTGACATACAACAGGCGCTCAAATCCGTGGCAAAGACTCATCAGACATCCGTGCACTCGGTGTTTCTGGCGGTTGTCCTCTCGGCCCTGAAAAAACTCAGCGACGTGGATGATCTTCCGGTCGGCATTATGCATGCCAATCGCGCGGCTGCGGGGACGCAAAACCTGATTGGGTTTTTTTCCACACTCGTGCTGTTGCGGTTTGCACTGGCTGGTGAAAGTCCCTCCCTCGCTGAACTGATCAAACAGGTTCAAGCGGCAACCCGCACGGTTGACCCCCATGTGGGCGTGCCGATCGGGGCGCTGATGGACGACGGTATTGTCGATACCCTACCGCGTATTTTTGTGGACTCGGTGCCGCGCCCGGCTCTGCCCGAGATGACGGATCTGACCGTCGAGGATTTTCCCTTTGAGCATCCGCCGCTGTTTGCCGTGGCCGACATTGCGGTGTTTCTGTTTGAGCGCGGACCGTCATTGAGTTGCATTGTCGGCACCAACGCAGACATGTTCTCGGATGCGGCGGCGGCGCGCCTGAGCGCAGCACTAAAAGAAAGTCTGCAGCGCCTCTAA